Part of the Sulfurimonas denitrificans DSM 1251 genome is shown below.
AATGAAAAGACCCAACTAGAGGCGAGAATAGAGCTTGGAAAAGATATATATCTTTATGAAGAAGCTATCAAGCTTGAGCTAAAAAACTCAGATGGTATAAAGATAAAAGATATTGTATCTCCCAAGAGCGTTGAGCATCACGGCGATAAGGTCTTTCTTGAATCTCCAACTTTTTTAATAACTCTAAGCAAAGATTCACATGTAAGCGGAATAAAAAATATTACACTTGATTTATCATTTCAAGGATGCTCAGAGCAGGGGCTTTGTTATGAGCCAGATACAAAATCTTTTACTTTTGATATAGACTCTTCAAAGCTTGAGGTGGATAAAGATAATCTCTCAAAAATAGAGATAAAAACAGAAGCTAAGGTAGAGAAAAAAGAGCTCTCAGAGAGTGACTCAATAGCAGATACTATAAAAGATGGAAGTATCGCTCTTATCTTAGCAACATTTTTAGGTTTTGGGCTTCTTTTGGCACTTACTCCATGTACTTTCCCGATGATTCCTATCATCTCTGGTATTATCATCTCCCAAGGAGAGGGAATAACTACAAAAAAAGCTTTTATGCTCTCTTTAGTTTATGTTCTAGCAATGGCGGCAGCATACACAATAGCTGGAGTTTTAGCAGGATTATTTGGCTCTAATCTTCAAGCATCTCTTCAAGCACCATGGGCAATATATACATTTTCTGCAATTTTTGTAGCCTTAGCACTTAGTATGTTTGGCTTTTACGAGTTAAAGCTACCTGACTCTTTTGTTGCAAAGATAAGCTCAAACCGTAGCTCAAACCGCAACGGGTATGTAGGTGTAGCTATAATGGGCTTTTTATCAGCACTTATCGTTGGACCTTGCGTTGCTGCTCCTCTTGCAGGTGCGTTGGTTTATATTGGGCAAACAGGCGATGCGCTACTTGGTGGTGCGGCTCTTTTTGCTATGAGTATCGGGATGGGACTTCCACTTATCTTAGTTGGTGTGAGCGCTGGTAAGTTTATGCCTCGCCCTGGCGCATGGATGACTATGGTTAGCGCTGTATTTGGTGTTATGATGCTTGGTGTTGCTATTTGGATGCTTGAGCGTGTTGTAGATGAGAGTATAATCGCACTTCTTAGTGTAATGCTTGGAATTGGTTTTGCTACCTATTTTGGAGCTTTTGACAAAGAAGCACATGTATTTAGAAGAACTATCTCTATCCTTGTTTTTATCTATTCAGTATCTCTGTTTGTTGGCTTAATGGCAGGAGCTGTAAATATGCAAAAGCCCTTAGAGTTTTTAAAATCTTCTTCTAATGGTAGCGCTCAAAGCGTTAAATCTGCACATTTAGATTTTAAAAATGTAACCACTATCTCTGAGTTAGATTTACTCTTAAATAAAAATATTGGTAAAAAGATTATTCTTGATTTTAGTGCCGAGTGGTGCGCTGTTTGTAAAGAGCTAGATAAAAAAACATTCTCAGATGAAGCGGTTAAAGCAAAGATGAGTGAGTTTGTACTTATCCGCGCTGATGTTACACAAAATAGTGATGAACAAAAAGCGCTAAGTAAAAAATATGGTGTTTTTGGTCCACCTGTAATCATCTTTTTTGATAAAGAATCAAACGTAATAAGCTCAAAAACAGTAGTTGGTTTTATAGAAGCCGATAAGTTTTTACAACATTTAAATAACATCTAAAAATAAAATATGTGCTAGAATTACCAAAAAATTATGAAAAGGAAGAGATATGAAGCAAGTTGAAAATGTTTGTGACCTTAAAGTGTTAAAACTTTCTTTACTCTCTAAGCCTTGTTATTGCAATATATTTTTTGCTTTAAAAACAAGACTCTCTCTTTTGATAAATCATTTTATCCCTCGTTGCCCATACTACACAACTTACTTTGCGTTTAGACGCACTGGCGTACATCCCCCGCTTTAAATATCTTTTTTTTCAAAATCATCATAAAAAACAAAATAAAAAAATAGTAGTACAAGGATATTTACATGTCAAAAAATTACATAGTTGGTTTTCCAAGAATTGGGGAGCAAAGAGAGTTAAAAAAGGTTTTAGAAGAGTTTTGGGCTAAAAAATGCTCATTTGAAGATGTACAAACAGTAGCAAAAGAGCTAAAAAAGAGACACTGGGAGTATCAAAGAGATGCTGGAATTGAGTTTATAAGTTCAAACGATTTTTCTCTCTATGACAATATGCTCGACACCTCTGTTATGTTAGGTGCGATTCCAAAAAAATTTAAAAACTTAAAAAATGAAGAGCTTTATTTTGCAATGGCAAGAGGCAATGCTTCAAGCGTAGCTATGGAGATGACAAAGTGGTTTAACACAAACTACCACTACATAGTTCCAGAGCTTGAGCCAAGTGATAGTTATAAACTTGATGCCTCAAAGATTGTAAATGAGTACAATGAAGCAAAAAGCTTAGGCATAAAAACAAAGATAAATATCATCGGACCTATAACATATCTTGGGCTTAGTAAAAGAGCAGATGGTGGCGACACTTATGAGCTTTGGGGCAAAATAGTCCCGATTTATGAGGAGCTTGTTAAAACTATAGCTACTCTTGATGATGAGATTACTATTCAGATAGATGAGCCTATCTTTGTAAAAGAGCCAAACACAAAAGTGCTTAGTCTTATAAAACCTACTTACGATAGACTTTGCGCAGTTTCACCAAACATAAAAATTGCGGTTGTTACATATTTTGAGCACTCAAACGAAGCGACAAAAGTTTTAGTTCATACGCCTATCTGGGCACTAGGGCTTGATTTTTTATATGGAGATGAAAATCTAAACTCACTTGAAATTATCGCTTCAAGTGGTAAAAAGGTTATAGCTGGAGTGGTTGATGGAAGAAATATTTGGAGATGTGATATAGCAAAAACCAT
Proteins encoded:
- the dsbD gene encoding protein-disulfide reductase DsbD, with product MKKIILFLLSSIALLAVSPKFLMPDEAFAPSATLNEKTQLEARIELGKDIYLYEEAIKLELKNSDGIKIKDIVSPKSVEHHGDKVFLESPTFLITLSKDSHVSGIKNITLDLSFQGCSEQGLCYEPDTKSFTFDIDSSKLEVDKDNLSKIEIKTEAKVEKKELSESDSIADTIKDGSIALILATFLGFGLLLALTPCTFPMIPIISGIIISQGEGITTKKAFMLSLVYVLAMAAAYTIAGVLAGLFGSNLQASLQAPWAIYTFSAIFVALALSMFGFYELKLPDSFVAKISSNRSSNRNGYVGVAIMGFLSALIVGPCVAAPLAGALVYIGQTGDALLGGAALFAMSIGMGLPLILVGVSAGKFMPRPGAWMTMVSAVFGVMMLGVAIWMLERVVDESIIALLSVMLGIGFATYFGAFDKEAHVFRRTISILVFIYSVSLFVGLMAGAVNMQKPLEFLKSSSNGSAQSVKSAHLDFKNVTTISELDLLLNKNIGKKIILDFSAEWCAVCKELDKKTFSDEAVKAKMSEFVLIRADVTQNSDEQKALSKKYGVFGPPVIIFFDKESNVISSKTVVGFIEADKFLQHLNNI